From one Mya arenaria isolate MELC-2E11 chromosome 4, ASM2691426v1 genomic stretch:
- the LOC128232816 gene encoding uncharacterized protein LOC128232816 → MAVITEKIVKKTCSKKADLHDRLNPDWAPSIGLRGAQILAVPEETPSVSRYNRIKNRTQRRLYSEEIRGDEIDSVIEDFDDVNVNSKFVSTGVQTDITFSFINGMECEINSLRSELESIKKQQTVLFNEEFFVEDDDKVKQLTGINTYAVLMVVFEYLANFLPCSESLSKFEIFIMTLMRLRLNLSSMFIAYLFQVSPSTVSRLFSSTIDAMYERLHPSIYWPARETLEKTMPMQFRKHFGRKCAVIIDCFEVFIERPSRLEARAETWSSYKHHHTVKFLIGITPQGTVCFVSKAWGGRTSDKHLTENCGFLFKIMPGDLVLADRGFDIGASVGSHAGHVHIPAFTRGQNQLSAADIETTRKLANVRIHVERVIGLVRQKYTFLNGVIPIRFLMQKDENDVSTIDKIALICCALINFNDSIVAVD, encoded by the exons ATGGCTGTAATCACAGAAAAGATCGTGAAAAAGACCTGCA GCAAGAAAGCAGATCTGCATGACAGACTAAATCCCGACTGGGCACCAAGCATAGGTCTTCGTGGAGCACAGATCCTCGCAGTACCTGAAGAAACTCCAAGTGTAAGCCGCTATAACAGAATCAAGAATCGGACCCAGCGCAGGTTGTATTCAGAAGAGATACGTGGAGATGAAATTGACAGTGTGATAGAAGACTTCGATGATGTGAATGTCAACAGCAAGTTTGTGAGTACAGGTGTGCAGACAGACATTACATTTAGTTTTATCAATGGGATGGAATGTGAAATAAATAGTCTTCGTTCTGAActtgaaagcattaaaaagcAACAAACAGTGCTGTTCAACGAAGAATTCTTTGTGGAGGATGATGATAAAGTGAAACAACTGACTGGTATAAACACATATGCTGTGTTGATGGTAGTATTTGAGTATCTTGCTAACTTTTTACCATGCAGCGAGTCACtttcaaagtttgaaattttcattatgacaCTCATGAGATTGAGATTGAATCTTTCATCTATGTTCATAGcgtatttattccaagtgtcaccATCGACTGTGTCAAGACTTTTCTCTAGCACAATAGATGCTATGTATGAACGACTGCATCCATCCATATACTGGCCAGCCCGGGAAACACTTGAGAAGACAATGCCGATGCAATTCAGGAAACATTTTGGCAGAAAATGTGCAGTCATAATTGATTGTTTCGAGGTTTTCATCGAGCGACCTTCCCGCTTAGAGGCCAGGGCCGAGACATGGTCTTCATATAAGCATCACCACACTGTAAAATTTTTAATTGGTATAACTCCTCAGGGCACTGTCTGTTTTGTTTCTAAAGCTTGGGGTGGTCGCACCAGTGATAAACATTTGACTGAAAACTGTGGATTTCTTTTCAAGATCATGCCAGGAGATTTAGTGTTAGCTGACCGTGGGTTTGATATAGGTGCAAGTGTAGGGTCTCATGCCGGTCATGTTCATATTCCAGCGTTCACTCGAGGCCAAAATCAACTTTCAGCTGCTGATATTGAAACAACACGCAAACTAGCAAATGTCAGAATCCATGTTGAAAGAGTGATCGGACTTGTTCGCCAGAAGTACACATTTTTGAATGGTGTCATTCCTATTCGTTTTCTGATGCAAAAGGATGAAAATGATGTGTCAACTATAGACAAAATAGCATTGATATGCTGTGCCCTGATTAATTTTAATGACTCCATTGTAGCTGTAGATTAA